In a single window of the Flavobacteriales bacterium genome:
- a CDS encoding DUF2911 domain-containing protein, whose translation MKKIAAVLSLLLVLGGLSTQAQNKKSPFQTTQGKIGNVGVTITYNAPSVRERVIFGDLLPYNKVWRAGADKATTITFTEDVMINGNKVAAGTYSFFTMPKEEGKWPIMLNSVSDQWGAYNLDTSKNVLETDAEVTEIDHVETLRYRVSDGMIHLEWATTRISFAVK comes from the coding sequence ATGAAGAAAATCGCAGCTGTTTTATCGCTCTTGCTCGTACTTGGAGGACTGAGTACGCAAGCTCAGAACAAGAAGAGCCCATTCCAAACCACTCAAGGAAAAATTGGAAACGTGGGAGTTACCATTACGTACAATGCGCCATCGGTCCGTGAGCGCGTCATTTTCGGAGACCTTTTGCCCTACAATAAGGTGTGGCGAGCGGGTGCCGATAAAGCCACTACGATTACGTTCACCGAAGACGTTATGATCAACGGCAACAAAGTAGCGGCCGGAACCTATTCTTTCTTTACCATGCCCAAAGAAGAAGGCAAATGGCCTATAATGTTGAATTCGGTATCGGATCAGTGGGGTGCTTATAACCTCGATACTTCGAAGAACGTATTGGAAACCGATGCGGAAGTCACCGAGATCGATCATGTTGAAACTCTCAGATACCGCGTGTCCGATGGTATGATACATCTGGAATGGGCTACCACACGTATCTCCTTCGCGGTGAAATGA